In Halothermothrix orenii H 168, the sequence TGGATTATTATATCCTGCCATGGTTAAAGAAACTTGTCTGGGGACGCCGTAAAGGGAAAAATAAAGACCTGCAAAACGTTGTGAAACCCCTAAATGAAGGTCAGCAAAGCAGTTAAATACAACCCTCTTTCAACTAAATCTATAACACAAATATCTCAAGTTAATGAATATCAAGTTAATTAATATAAGCCTCCTTCCTGTCAAGAAGGAGGCTTTCTTTATCTAACAGAATTAATCATGTTTTTACCGTCATCTTTGGATTTATATAGGGCCTTATCTGCCAGGTCTATAAGCTCAATGGCTTTCGAAACCTTACACTCAGGATATGTTGCTATCCCTCCCGAAATACTTATTTTAATCTTATGTCCCCCACCAGTCTCAAAGATATGTTTATTAACAATGCACCTTATTCTTTCCGCAATATTATAGGCTATACTGGCTCCAGTCTTTGGTAATATTAAGGCAAATTCTTCTCCCCCATACCGGGCCAGTATATCGTTTTTCCGTATATTATCCTGGAGAAGGGAAGCTACTTCTCTTAAAACCTTATCCCCGAAAAGGTGTCCATAGCTGTCATTCAATGACTTAAAGTTATCAATATCAAAAATAACCACTGATAAGGGTTTATTATTCTTTTTAGCATAAGAAAATAATCTATTGAGCCTTTTATAGAAATACCGCTGGTTATATAGATCTGTTCCTTCATCAGTAATTGCCAGGTAATTGATTTCTTCAATTAACTCCAGTTTATTGAGTAATAACCCGGTCTGATCTGCCAGAACCCTCAAAATATCCCGGTCCTCTTCCTCCACCCAGTCACCCTCATTGTATATCAGGAATATTCCCTTAATATCATCATTTGTTACAACCGGAACTAAAATAAGTTTCCCTCGTTTAGAAGTATCAGCACAGACCCGGTCGGTCGTTTTGATAATTTCATCTCTATCTACAGTTTTTATAAGGACATCATCAAAGGGTGTATATTCATTTACAATATTTATTAAATGCCTGTTATCAATACCGGTAAACCCGATTCTTGACTCCATGGTAAAATTAATCTCACTGTTTTTATTCTTACTGACATAGGCAATGTTGTAATAGAAAAAATGACTGTTTAATAAATTTATAAGGACAGGAATCAACTCTTTATGGTCATGAATGGCAAGTAATTCTTTGGTAATCCGGGCCAGGGCAAACAATTTAGTCTGGGTAGATTCGAGGGTACGGTATGAAGCAGCCAGCTGGGCCATAGACTCTTTTAAATCCCTCTGTTTACTTTTATATTTCTCACAAAAGTGGCTTATCAAATAAAGAATAAAATAGGTAAAGGCACAACCCAGAATCAAAAAAACAGCAACCTTTCCCGGAAATGCAAAGTTATACTCTACCCCTTCATAAACAATAAATAACAAATTAAAAATTGTGTTATATACCAGGGCAGCTTTTAAACCGATAACAATATCAAGGTAAACGACCGGTACAAATAAAAAAAGAAATAACCCTGGAGTAAAGGGCAGATAAAACAAACTTCCGGTAAAGGCCAGATAAAATAACCCGACCAGCACCATGAGTTTCTCATTTATTTTAATTTTTTTTGAGAGTCTCATAAAATTAATTTTCTTCAAGGCTATCAGTCTTTCTTTAATAATTTTAGTAAAATAATTCAGGTGAAAGTCCAGGTTTTAAATAAACGACAGGACCCATATACTATTATAAAGACTTTATTATATAAATACTTTATTATATAAATTACTTTATTAAACGATATCAAACGATTAAAAACTATTACAAAACTGAATCAGGGTAACAGTTATAAAAAAACCTATCCTCCACCAATAAAAACCAGTTAAAATACCAGTAAACAGTCAGACTCTTTTTAATTACAGATAAGGAGATGAAATCCAGATGCTAAAAATGAGAAATATTCTCCTGGCCATGATAATGTTAAGATTATTGTCAGCCACTATCGAATTGAGTGCTGCCTATATGATGCACTACTTTAATGATATCAAGACAGCTATCAGGATAAATGCAATCCTGGGGCTGGTCGGTCCCATGATCCTTATTCTTGTTACCTTTCTTGGTCTTGTAGGAATCAGAAGTGAGGTTAACTTTAAAAACCTTATTTTGATTTTATTAGGGGTCACCCTGATTCTACTGGGTACCCGCTAAAAAACTTTACCAGTTTCCATTTAAATTTTGTCAGTGGTTTTTTTTTAAAATCCTCTCTGGAAGCTATGTAATAAATACGGTTATCACTATCAGTGCCTTTTTCAAAAGTGTAGGCATTAAAAACCTCCACTGCTTTAAAACCAGCCCCCTTAAGGGTTCCTGTTACTTCACTTACCTTAAAGGAAGTTTCCTCATGTATCTCCTTATAGGGTTTATCCCGATTATCATCCGGTCCTTCAAAATAGATTGTCAGTTTGACCTTC encodes:
- a CDS encoding GGDEF domain-containing protein, whose translation is MRLSKKIKINEKLMVLVGLFYLAFTGSLFYLPFTPGLFLFLFVPVVYLDIVIGLKAALVYNTIFNLLFIVYEGVEYNFAFPGKVAVFLILGCAFTYFILYLISHFCEKYKSKQRDLKESMAQLAASYRTLESTQTKLFALARITKELLAIHDHKELIPVLINLLNSHFFYYNIAYVSKNKNSEINFTMESRIGFTGIDNRHLINIVNEYTPFDDVLIKTVDRDEIIKTTDRVCADTSKRGKLILVPVVTNDDIKGIFLIYNEGDWVEEEDRDILRVLADQTGLLLNKLELIEEINYLAITDEGTDLYNQRYFYKRLNRLFSYAKKNNKPLSVVIFDIDNFKSLNDSYGHLFGDKVLREVASLLQDNIRKNDILARYGGEEFALILPKTGASIAYNIAERIRCIVNKHIFETGGGHKIKISISGGIATYPECKVSKAIELIDLADKALYKSKDDGKNMINSVR
- a CDS encoding YqhV family protein, translating into MLKMRNILLAMIMLRLLSATIELSAAYMMHYFNDIKTAIRINAILGLVGPMILILVTFLGLVGIRSEVNFKNLILILLGVTLILLGTR